The Trueperaceae bacterium genome window below encodes:
- the ndk gene encoding nucleoside-diphosphate kinase, with protein MASERTFAMVKPDGVKRGLVGEVVRRLEAKGYRIAAMKMMQIPRETAERHYGEHEGKPFFEGLVSFITSGPVVAMVVEGENVIAEWRKMMGATNPADAVPGTVRADFATTIDENVVHGSDAPATAQREIEIFFGGELK; from the coding sequence ATGGCTTCTGAACGCACTTTCGCAATGGTCAAACCCGACGGCGTCAAGCGCGGGCTCGTAGGAGAGGTAGTCCGCAGGCTCGAGGCCAAGGGATACAGGATCGCAGCCATGAAGATGATGCAGATCCCACGGGAAACGGCCGAGCGCCATTACGGGGAGCACGAGGGGAAACCGTTCTTCGAGGGCCTCGTCTCGTTCATCACCAGTGGACCCGTTGTGGCGATGGTGGTGGAGGGGGAGAACGTGATCGCCGAGTGGCGCAAGATGATGGGCGCCACCAACCCGGCCGACGCCGTTCCTGGCACCGTCCGTGCCGACTTCGCAACCACTATCGATGAGAACGTCGTGCACGGTTCAGATGCCCCCGCTACCGCCCAACGTGAGATCGAGATCTTCTTCGGGGGCGAGCTGAAGTAG
- a CDS encoding DinB family protein, whose protein sequence is MQSYQERILATLGDEDPIEVLQMTPLRIEQLVQEFGSDDFASSYAPGKWSAREILAHLADVELAHALRFRQTLADDQPILQPFDQDAWAKRYGRADPSLAVACFAGVRSWNLALLTTLDLDGWLKEAYHPERGMMSMDLLVRTLAGHDLNHLRQLETIAGVR, encoded by the coding sequence GTGCAGAGCTATCAAGAACGAATCCTGGCGACACTCGGCGATGAGGATCCGATCGAGGTCCTGCAGATGACCCCACTTCGGATCGAGCAGCTGGTCCAGGAGTTCGGCTCGGACGACTTCGCCAGCAGCTACGCACCGGGGAAGTGGAGCGCTCGCGAGATACTCGCTCATCTCGCCGACGTGGAACTGGCGCATGCCCTCCGCTTCCGCCAGACGCTTGCCGATGACCAACCGATACTGCAGCCGTTCGATCAGGACGCGTGGGCGAAGCGGTACGGTCGCGCAGACCCTTCACTCGCCGTCGCCTGCTTCGCCGGCGTGCGCTCCTGGAATCTGGCCCTGCTGACGACCCTCGATCTCGATGGCTGGCTGAAGGAGGCCTACCACCCGGAGCGTGGCATGATGTCGATGGACCTGCTCGTTCGGACCCTCGCCGGGCACGACCTCAACCACCTGCGACAGCTCGAGACGATCGCCGGAGTCCGTTGA
- a CDS encoding rhodanese-like domain-containing protein, protein MTREAQQIDVQEARRRLESGVKMIDVREPREHSEWRIPGAELLPMSEFLERYEEELPKDEELMIQCRTGSRSDQVARLLLDKGYRAVNVAGGIVAWEGAGYPVERD, encoded by the coding sequence ATGACCCGAGAGGCGCAGCAGATAGACGTTCAGGAGGCACGGCGCCGCCTGGAATCCGGCGTGAAGATGATCGATGTACGTGAACCTCGCGAGCACAGCGAGTGGCGCATCCCTGGGGCGGAACTGCTGCCGATGTCGGAGTTCCTGGAGCGCTACGAGGAGGAACTGCCGAAGGACGAGGAGCTGATGATCCAGTGCCGTACAGGGTCCAGGAGCGATCAGGTAGCGCGTCTACTGCTGGATAAGGGGTACCGAGCGGTCAACGTCGCCGGCGGGATCGTGGCCTGGGAGGGCGCAGGGTACCCGGTAGAGCGGGACTGA